A stretch of the Papaver somniferum cultivar HN1 chromosome 6, ASM357369v1, whole genome shotgun sequence genome encodes the following:
- the LOC113288371 gene encoding putative clathrin assembly protein At1g03050, whose product MGGQSKIVKALGAVKDQTSISLAKVSNDDTVLADIDVAIVKATRHEECPADERHVREILSLTCYSRAYVSACVHTLSRRLSKTKNWVVALKTLMLIHRLVSEGDSAYEQEIYIATRRGCRLLNLSDFRDTASSSGSWDFSSFVRTYGLYLDERLEYRMQSRRRRSQASIPNVEGEAKDGPQEVKEEDLSSVTTEKDTKKKLERVFNRAERLQLVLERFLACRPTGEAKCNRMVIIALYPLVKESFQIYFDLAKIVCFFVEQFMELDVPVCTRVHELFTRIGKQFEDLDVFYEWCKSMGIARSGDYPEIEKITHQKLEIMEEFIREKSNLVIYKRAMSKRQESMKQAPTNQEDGEKGDEEDPNEIKALPPPEGSDAEKAEEEGENEDKQLVECKKEDEDQKEADLLNLFDDETMARSEEQVNKLALALFDGWSTEVPTNATTSGSAWTAFEEDSGGDWETALVESASHLSNQQATFGGGFDLLVLDGMYQQSIMAPLSHATDTGSASSVALRPVDPKQPVMLALPSSSTPNEGSTTTGSPWVDPFAASTSVAPPSYVQMSEMEKKQKLLVEEQLMWQQYGANGMQGHINGITNTKQPGYYATGSYT is encoded by the exons GCTTAACTTGTTACTCTCGTGCATATGTCAGTGCATGCGTTCACACTCTATCAAGAAGACTCAGCAAAACTAAGAATTGGGTCGTAGCGTTAAAAACCCTAATGTTGATCCATCGACTTGTTTCTGAGGGTGATTCAGCTTATGAGCAAGAAATCTATATCGCGACTAGGCGAGGATGCCGGTTGCTTAATTTGTCTGATTTTCGTGATACCGCTTCGTCCTCTGGATCTTgggatttttcttcatttgtacGTACGTATGGATTGTATTTGGATGAACGTTTGGAGTACCGAATGCAGAGTAGACGAAGACGTAGTCAAGCTAGTATTCCTAATGTTGAAGGAGAAGCGAAAGATGGTCCTCAAGaagttaaagaagaagatttgtcAAGCGTAACTACGGAAAAGGATACTAAGAAGAAGCTGGAACGTGTATTTAATAGAGCTGAACGCCTTCAGCTTGTCCTTGAACGGTTCCTTGCATGTCGCCCCACAG GTGAGGCGAAATGTAACCGAATGGTGATTATCGCATTATATCCTCTGGTGAAAGAGAGTTTCCAGATATACTTCGACTTGGCCAAAATAGTTTGCTTTTTCGTTGAACAGTTCATGGAACTAGACGTCCCTGTATGCACAAGAGTGCACGAGCTCTTTACCCGTATagggaaacaatttgaagaccTTGATGTTTTTTACGAATGGTGCAAGTCTATGGGGATCGCTCGTTCTGGAGATTACCCAGAAATTGAGAAAATCACACACCAAAAGTTGGAGATCATGGAGGAATTCATTCGAGAAAAATCGAACTTGGTAATTTACAAGAGAGCTATGAGCAAGAGGCAAGAAAGCATGAAACAGGCACCTACTAATCAAGAAGATGGTGAAAAAGGTGACGAAGAAGACCCGAACGAAATCAAAGCATTGCCACCACCAGAAGGTTCTGATGCAGAAAAggctgaagaagaaggtgaaaatGAAGACAAACAATTAGTAGAAtgcaagaaagaagatgaagaccaaAAAGAAGCTGATTTGTTGAATTTATTCGACGATGAAACCATGGCTAGAAGTGAAGAACAAGTTAACAAATTAGCCTTAGCATTATTTGATGGCTGGTCTACAGAAGTGCCTACCAACGCAACAACTAGCGGTTCTGCATGGACAGCATTCGAAGAAGATTCTGGCGGTGACTGGGAAACAGCTTTGGTTGAATCGGCAAGTCACTTATCTAACCAACAAGCTACTTTTGGAGGTGGTTTTGATCTGTTAGTTCTTGATGGCATGTATCAACAATCAATAATGGCACCGTTAAGTCACGCAACAGATACAGGAAGTGCGAGCAGTGTTGCGTTACGGCCAGTAGACCCGAAACAGCCAGTGATGTTAGCATTACCATCTTCTTCAACGCCAAACGAAGGCTCAACAACAACGGGGAGTCCGTGGGTAGATCCGTTTGCAGCGTCAACATCGGTTGCACCACCTTCTTATGTGCAGATGTCAGAGATGGAAAAGAAACAGAAACTTTTGGTGGAGGAACAGTTAATGTGGCAACAATATGGCGCGAATGGGATGCAAGGCCATATTAATGGAATTACAAACACAAAGCAACCTGGCTACTATGCCACCGGAAGTTACACATAG